The following are encoded together in the Equus quagga isolate Etosha38 chromosome 1, UCLA_HA_Equagga_1.0, whole genome shotgun sequence genome:
- the RPSA gene encoding 40S ribosomal protein SA — MSGALDVLQMKEEDVLKFLAAGTHLGGTNLDFQMEQYIYKRKSDGIYIINLKRTWEKLLLAARAIVAIENPADVSVISSRNTGQRAVLKFAAATGATPIAGRFTPGTFTNQIQAAFREPRLLVVTDPRADHQPLTEASYVNLPTIALCNTDSPLRYVDIAIPCNNKGAHSVGLMWWMLAREVLRMRGTISREHPWEVMPDLYFYRDPEEIEKEEQAAAEKAVTKEEFQGEWTAPAPEFTATQPEVADWSEGVQVPSVPIQQFPTEDWSAQPATEDWSAAPTAQATEWVGTTTEWS; from the exons ATGTCCGGAGCCCTTGACGTCCTgcaaatgaaggaggaggatgtCCTCAAATTCCTTGCAGCAGGAACCCACTTAGGTGGCACCAACCTTGACTTCCAGATGGAACAGTACATctacaaaaggaaaagtgatg GCATCTACATCATAAATTTGAAGAGAACCTGGGAGAAGCTGCTGCTGGCAGCTCGTGCCATTGTTGCCATTGAAAACCCAGCTGACGTCAGTGTCATATCCTCCAGGAATACTGGCCAG CGAGCTGTGCTGAAGTTTGCTGCTGCCACTGGAGCCACTCCTATTGCTGGCCGCTTCACTCCTGGAACGTTCACTAACCAGATCCAGGCAGCCTTCCGGGAACCAAGACTTCTGGTGGTAACTGATCCCAGGGCTGACCACCAGCCTCTCACAGAGGCGTCTTATGTTAACCTGCCTACCATTGCTCTGTGTAACACAGACTCTCCCCTGCGCTATGTGGACATCGCCATCCCATGCAACAATAAG GGAGCTCACTCTGTGGGTCTGATGTGGTGGATGCTTGCCCGGGAAGTTCTGCGCATGCGGGGTACCATCTCCCGTGAACACCCATGGGAGGTCATGCCTGATCTCTACTTCTACAGAGATCCTGAAGAG attgaaaaggaagagcagGCTGCTGCTGAAAAGGCTGTGACCAAGGAGGAATTTCAGGGTGAATGGACTGCTCCTGCTCCTGAGTTCACTGCTACTCAACCTGAGGTTGCAGACTGGTCTGAAGGCGTGCAGGTGCCCTCTGTGCCTATTCAGCAGTTCCCTACTG AAGACTGGAGTGCTCAGCCTGCCACTGAAGACTGGTCTGCAGCTCCCACTGCTCAGGCCACTGAGTGGGTAGGAACAACCACTGAGTGGTCTTAA